A stretch of Lactuca sativa cultivar Salinas chromosome 6, Lsat_Salinas_v11, whole genome shotgun sequence DNA encodes these proteins:
- the LOC111904445 gene encoding uncharacterized protein LOC111904445, which produces MGESKRTIDSFFKRIEDVCDPQLHSVTDNTKEDDHNTHPQHDGNSNIEEPNNIEPEKNDMSALGELCHIENVIEKQTTQQVMDNRLRLKVSIEAIKWLTFQGCALRGHDERPNSRNQGNFLELIKFLASYNKTVADVVLENAPQNAKYASPDIQKEILSVLATNVEKTIHDEIEMSKFCLIVDESQDESKKEQMAIVVRFVDQDGNVKERFLDLIHVKDTTSLTLKNEILCSLSYHKLSVQDIRGQGYDGASNMRGEWNGLQALLLKECPYAYYIHCFAHQLQLALVAASKDVSEVHNFFKTLNFVVNVISSSSKCNDQLQDAQIAEISHLTEVGELESGKVLNDIALKGSTSSQRGDAAYALTHALSFDFVIVMHMMKEIMGITDKLCQTLQQKSIDIVNALALVSTTKILIQKLRDEGWQSLLDQVVCFCEKHNIPVPNMNEAYRYIIRQRREKDNITTEHHYRVELFIAAIDSQLQELNSRFNESTTELLRLSVMLDPRKSLNVEDICKLATSYYPMDFTEHERNLLKLELQHYEIDVQNHPQLKNSSTISELCRDLHETRKLSTYPLLDKLIRLILTLPVSTATSERAFSAMKLVKTRLRNTMSDDFLKSCLLVNIEREIADTFPTDEIIDDFYSMKQRRAQLKVNG; this is translated from the exons ATGGGTGAATC GAAAAGAACCATCGATTCTTTTTTCAAACGAATAGAAGATGTATGTGATCCACAATTGCATTCGGTTACTGATAATACCAAAGAAGATGATCATAATACACACCCACAACATGATGGAAATAGTAACATTGAAGAGCCCAATAATATTGAACCAGAAAAAAATGATATGTCAGCTTTAGGAGAg TTATGTCACATAGAGAATGTGATAGAGAAGCAAACGACCCAACAAGTTATGGATAATAGACTACGCCTTAAAGTTTCTATTGAGGCCATTAAATGGCTCACGTTTCAAGGATGTGCTTTAAGAGGTCATGATGAACGACCTAACTCAAGAAATCAAGGGAATTTTCTTGAATTGATAAAGTTCCTTGCTTCTTATAATAAGACTGTTGCTGATGTTGTGCTAGAAAATGCTCCTCAAAATGCAAAATACGCATCACCAGATATCCAAAAAGAAATCTTAAGTGTTTTAGCTACAAATGTAGAAAAAACTATTCATGATGAAATCGAGATGTCAAAGTTTTGTTTAATAGTTGACGAGTCTCAAGATGAATCTAAGAAAGAGCAAATGGCTATTGTTGTGAGATTTGTCGACCAAGATGGAAATGTTAAAGAAAGATTTTTGGACTTAATTCATGTTAAAGATACAACTTCATTGACCTTGaaaaatgagatattatgttCCTTATCTTATCATAAACTTAGTGTTCAAGATATCCGAGGTCAAGGATATGATGGGGCTAGTAACATGCGTGGAGAATGGAATGGGTTGCAAGCTTTATTATTAAAGGAATGTCCATATGCTTATTATATACATTGTTTTGCCCATCAACTGCAATTGGCTCTAGTTGCAGCGTCGAAAGATGTGTCTGAGGTACATAACTTCTTCAAGACTTTAAATTTTGTAGTTAATGTCATATCTTCTTCTTCCAAATGTAATGATCAACTGCAAGATGCTCAAATTGCTGAAATTTCTCATTTAACCGAGGTCGGAGAGCTTGAGAGTGGAAAAG TATTGAATGACATTGCTTTAAAAGGTTCTACATCTTCTCAAAGAGGTGATGCGGCATATGCACTTACACATGCATTATCATTCGATTTTGTCATTGTTATGCACATGATGAAAGAAATAATGGGGATAACTGACAAGCTTTGCCAAACCTTACAACAAAAATCTATAGATATTGTTAATGCTTTGGCCTTGGTATCTACAACAAAAATATTGATTCAAAAGTTGAGAGATGAAGGTTGGCAATCTCTATTGGATCAGGTGGTTTGTTTTTGTGAGAAACATAACATTCCTGTCCCTAACATGAATGAAGCTTATAGATATATAATTCGCCAACGCCGTGAGAAAGACAATATAACCACAGAGCATCACTACCGAGTTGAACTATTCATTGCTGCTATTGATAGTCAGTTGCAAGAGCTGAATTCCAGATTTAATGAGTCTACAACAGAGCTTCTCCGTCTCAGTGTTATGCTAGATCCAAGAAAGTCCTTAAACGTTGAGGATATATGTAAATTGGCAACATCATATTACCCTATGGACTTTACGGAGCATGAAAGGAATTTGTTGAAACTTGAGTTACAACATTATGAAATAGATGTGCAAAATCACCCACAACTGAAAAATTCTTCTACAATTTCAGAGTTGTGTAGAGACCTACATGAAACAAGAAAGTTGAGTACTTATCCCTTGCTTGATAAGCTGATTCGTCTCATATTGACTCTCCCTGTTTCTACCGCGACATCTGAAAGAGCATTTTCGGCAATGAAACTTGTGAAAACACGACTCCGAAATACCATGAGTGatgattttcttaaaagttgtttGCTTGTTAACATTGAGAGAGAGATTGCCGATACATTTCCTACGGATGAGATTATAGATGATTTCTATTCCATGAAACAAAGACGAGCACAACTTAAA GTTAATGGATGA